The sequence GAATTTCAAGCGGATTTTGAGATAAATCATCATTTTTAATCTCGACATTCGATGTTTTGATGTTCTGAATAAAATAAGAAAAATAATTTCTCAGCATTTCACTTTTATCGGTGGATGTCTTGTAAACACTGATAAATTGTGTTTTTAAATAACCACTTAAATCTAAATTTGTTTGTCCAATCAATACATCTGATTCTAATTTTATTTTGAATTTTCCGTTCGTTTTATTTTGATCTGAAGAAACAACTGGAACTTTGATGATTTTGTATTTTTCATCATCAATTTTTATTAACGCTTCTTTTCCTTGAATAAACGGTGTAGCATTTGGAAATAAGGAATAATGACCGGTTGCATCTAGAAACAGTTCTTTGTTGTCGATTTTAGCGACTGTAATCATATGATTATCCACAATTGGACTGGGCACATTTTCATAAGTATAATTGTTATGGCGCGTACCAATCCATGCAATACTGGATTCTATGCCAGCATAATGCAGCATTTCGTTCAGCAAATTTGCCATGTCTTTGCAATCGCCATATTTTTTTTGCAAAACAGCTGAGGCGTCTCTCGGAATAAAGCCACCCATTCCGTCTTCAAATGCAACATAATTTACTTTGGTTTGGACAAAATCAAAAATGGCTTTGGCTTTGTCAGCGTCTTTGGTTAATCCGGTGATTAATTCTGCCGTTTTTTCTTTTACAGTAGTTTGATCTTCTTTGTTTATCTCCTTGATGGTTTGCGCATAAAAGCGATAAAGATTTTCTATGTTTCCAACGACATTATGAGTGCCAGAAGCATTTTTATAATTTTTAATGTAAAAAATTAAATGCGGACTAAAATAAGAAAAGGTAGGAGAGTCACTTTCCTTTTCCTCTTTTTCAGTATTTAGCATCTGCCAAGAATAAACTGTAAAATCACCGTCAGTTTCTTCATGAAATTCAATATTTTCATTATTCGCATTACCCTGAATAGTGTATCCGATTTCTACATCTTTTGAAACTTTCAGCACTATTTTTGATGATTTGCATTCTAGATAATCTTTGAAATAGTAGCTTTCAAGATATTGCGGTTTTTTAAACTCTTTTTTGTAAAAAGAATACGTTTGAGAGCCTTCTTCAAGGTTTAAAAAATTGTAATATTTGAATTTCATGTCATGAACAAAAACTTCATCGATTTCACGGTCTCCGGTTCCAATAAATCCAATTTTTTGTTTTTTGTTGGCCGGTGAAATGCTGTAAGCTTCAATGTCAAAAACTCTTTCAAAAGAGTCTATATAGCTTATTCGATTTCCTAAAATCGATTTATCATCCTTGTCTCCAATCCACTTTTTTTCTGCCGAAGCAAGAATAATCGAAGGGAGATTATTTTTTACAGTAATTTCATAAGAATCTTTTTTTTCAGCGATATACGATTTTGGTTTTGTACTTTGAGCAGTACCTGAAAAATATACCAGAAACAAGAGAGGAAAAAGAAATTGTAAATTTTTAATCATTTAAGAAATATAATTTGAGGCTTTCTACGATAGTTTTAATGACAATATTAACAAATTAAATCAATTTAAAACAATCATTTTCCGTAAGTTTTCTCAAATTATATAAATAATTTTCTTACTTAGAAATTTAGCTTTATAAAGTTCCAGTTTAAAGTATTGAAAATTACCAATTCATTATTTAAAGTGGGTAATTCGAGAATCAATTTCAGCGTTTCATGTGCCATCATGTTCCCGATAATTCCAGGCAAAGTTCCTAAAACGCCATTTAAATTGCAATTCGGAACATCTTTCGGGTCTGGCATTTCCGGAAATAAATCGCGAAGGTTTTTACTTCCATTATGATTGAAAACTGCAATTTGTCCTTCAAACTTTAAAATACTTCCGTAAACCAAAGGTTTTTTTAAGACAACGCAGGTATCATTGACCAGATAACGAGTCGAAAAATTATCAGAACCATCCACAACAATATCATACTGTTCCATAATTTTTGAAGCATTTTCAGGAGTTAATTTCTCATTAATGGCAACAACTTCAATTAGCGGATTTAGCTTAGAAACGACTTCTTTAGCAACAATAGATTTATACTGACCAATTTCATTTTCAGTATATAAAATCTGTCTGTGCAGATTATGAATTTCAATAGTATCAAAATCCATGATTCCAATAAAACCAGCTCCTGCCGTGGCAATATATTGCAAAATCGGACAGCCCAAACCGCCGGCGCCAATTACCAAAACTCGTGCTTTTTTTAATTTTTCTTGCCCTTCATCGCCAATTTCGGGAAGTATAGTTTGCCTGTTGTAACGAAGGAATTCTTGTATAATGCTCATTTTAATTTAGTCTTAAAGTTTGAAAGTCAAAAGTCGAAAGTCAAAAGTCGAAAGTCAAAAGTCGAAAGTCGAAAGTCGAAAGTCGAAAGTCAAAAGTTGAAAGTCGAAAGTCAAAAGTTGAAAGTTAATTTGTAGACTTTATGACTTTAGGCTTTCCAACTTTCGACTATAGGCTTGGTGCCAATCTTTCCAAACAGGTTCATAACCTGCATTTTTTATGATTTTTGAAATTTCTTCTGCCGAACGCTCATCGCTGATTTCGAATTGTTCCAAAGATTGCGGATCAACTACATAACCGCCCGGATTTGTTTTTGAACCAGCGCTCATACTTGTAACGCCAATCGGGATAATATTGTTTCTGAATTTTTCGTTTTCACGCGTTGAAATTGAGATTTCTAAATCTTCATTCCATAGTCTGTAAGCGCATATTAATTGGGTTAGATCTTTATCATCCATAATAAAATTGGGTTCGATAATGCCTTCAGCAGGACGCAGACGCGGAAACGAAACAGAATACTTCGTCTGCCAATATTTTTTCTGAAGATAATCTAAATGTAAAGCATTAAAAAAACTGTCTGTTCGCCAATCTTCCAAACCTAATAAAACACCCAAACCAATCTTGTGAATTCCAGCCGTGCCTATTCGGTCCGGAGTTTCCAATCTATAATCGAAGTTTGATTTTTTACCTTTTGTGTGATATTTTTTGTAAACTTCTTGATGATACGTTTCTTGATAAACCAAAACTGAGTAAACTCCAGCATCATGTAATCGCTGATAATCTTCTGTGGAAAGCGGCTGCACTTCAACAGAAATAATCGAAAAATCCTTTCTAATTAAATCAATGGCATTCATAAAGTAATTGATATTTACAGTATAATTCGCTTCGCCTGTGACTAGTAAAACA comes from Flavobacterium sp. KACC 22761 and encodes:
- a CDS encoding transglutaminase domain-containing protein, producing MIKNLQFLFPLLFLVYFSGTAQSTKPKSYIAEKKDSYEITVKNNLPSIILASAEKKWIGDKDDKSILGNRISYIDSFERVFDIEAYSISPANKKQKIGFIGTGDREIDEVFVHDMKFKYYNFLNLEEGSQTYSFYKKEFKKPQYLESYYFKDYLECKSSKIVLKVSKDVEIGYTIQGNANNENIEFHEETDGDFTVYSWQMLNTEKEEKESDSPTFSYFSPHLIFYIKNYKNASGTHNVVGNIENLYRFYAQTIKEINKEDQTTVKEKTAELITGLTKDADKAKAIFDFVQTKVNYVAFEDGMGGFIPRDASAVLQKKYGDCKDMANLLNEMLHYAGIESSIAWIGTRHNNYTYENVPSPIVDNHMITVAKIDNKELFLDATGHYSLFPNATPFIQGKEALIKIDDEKYKIIKVPVVSSDQNKTNGKFKIKLESDVLIGQTNLDLSGYLKTQFISVYKTSTDKSEMLRNYFSYFIQNIKTSNVEIKNDDLSQNPLEIQYQFELNKWIKKSDNQLLFKPILFFPYSNARINIEKRKTPLENDFKKSYDFEYDFTIPDGYIVDYMPENFTFSNDFFTATITYKKVNNTIIINQKMAMNALLVEKANFETWNTAIKNITKQYNQNIILVKK
- a CDS encoding HesA/MoeB/ThiF family protein, translating into MSIIQEFLRYNRQTILPEIGDEGQEKLKKARVLVIGAGGLGCPILQYIATAGAGFIGIMDFDTIEIHNLHRQILYTENEIGQYKSIVAKEVVSKLNPLIEVVAINEKLTPENASKIMEQYDIVVDGSDNFSTRYLVNDTCVVLKKPLVYGSILKFEGQIAVFNHNGSKNLRDLFPEMPDPKDVPNCNLNGVLGTLPGIIGNMMAHETLKLILELPTLNNELVIFNTLNWNFIKLNF
- the thiH gene encoding 2-iminoacetate synthase ThiH, translated to MKTFKSIFEQYNWDEIQSKIYKTTSKDVERTLAKTKYKLDDFLILISPIAQNYLEQMAQKCHQITKKRFGKTIQMYAPLYLSNECQNICTYCGFSLDNKIKRKTLSDAEIKLEVEALKNTGFDHVLLVTGEANYTVNINYFMNAIDLIRKDFSIISVEVQPLSTEDYQRLHDAGVYSVLVYQETYHQEVYKKYHTKGKKSNFDYRLETPDRIGTAGIHKIGLGVLLGLEDWRTDSFFNALHLDYLQKKYWQTKYSVSFPRLRPAEGIIEPNFIMDDKDLTQLICAYRLWNEDLEISISTRENEKFRNNIIPIGVTSMSAGSKTNPGGYVVDPQSLEQFEISDERSAEEISKIIKNAGYEPVWKDWHQAYSRKLESLKS